The following are encoded together in the Poseidonibacter lekithochrous genome:
- a CDS encoding imelysin family protein, with protein MLKRTKILAASLSVVAAIALTGCTASNNDNMSKMESVKSQTILGSYANIAQANYSDALKDAIVLRFRIDALASTPNEQTFAAAKKAWLISRESYGQTEAFRLANGPIDAEEGWVADTYGALEGQLNAWPLDENMIDYTIDANGSKTSGNIIDTKGSFNPGGEESKSVNVKKITVDALTELNENGGDANVSTGYHAIEFLLWGQDQDYSNFTKDSITNGALTAGQRTLADFTTAKDAKRRLAYLKAASEKVVKDLELVNSAWEKNGLYQAAIQGTLTGADASKNIESKEALKQILAGLGVFIKSELANERIAVAVLTPSEEDEHSCFSDNTHRDILNNYLGFKNVLTSTYMGKKYGASMLDAVDAKTKANIMALMGSIEAKINNVDEMAKTKEHFDYQIQPGNPQAKVIVKLKNEMRKLGDEMVNVAKANGIDLSTDDVTDPEETKL; from the coding sequence ATGTTAAAAAGAACAAAAATTTTAGCAGCTTCACTATCTGTTGTAGCAGCAATCGCACTTACTGGTTGTACTGCTTCAAATAATGACAACATGTCAAAAATGGAAAGTGTTAAATCACAAACAATCTTAGGTTCATACGCGAATATTGCACAAGCAAATTATTCAGATGCACTTAAAGATGCAATCGTATTAAGATTTAGAATTGATGCATTAGCATCTACTCCAAATGAGCAAACTTTTGCAGCGGCTAAAAAAGCTTGGTTAATTTCAAGAGAATCTTACGGTCAAACTGAAGCATTCAGATTAGCTAACGGTCCTATTGATGCTGAAGAAGGTTGGGTTGCTGATACTTATGGTGCTTTAGAAGGACAATTAAACGCTTGGCCTTTAGATGAGAACATGATTGATTATACTATTGATGCAAATGGATCTAAAACTTCTGGTAACATTATTGACACTAAGGGTTCATTTAACCCAGGTGGAGAAGAATCAAAATCAGTAAATGTTAAAAAAATTACTGTTGATGCTTTAACTGAATTAAATGAAAATGGTGGAGATGCAAACGTTTCTACTGGATACCATGCAATTGAGTTCTTATTATGGGGACAAGATCAAGATTACTCTAACTTCACAAAAGATTCAATTACTAACGGTGCTTTAACTGCTGGTCAAAGAACTTTAGCTGATTTCACTACTGCAAAAGATGCAAAAAGAAGACTTGCATACTTAAAAGCGGCATCAGAAAAAGTTGTTAAAGATTTAGAATTAGTTAACTCTGCTTGGGAAAAGAATGGTTTATACCAAGCTGCAATCCAAGGTACTTTAACTGGTGCTGATGCATCTAAAAACATTGAATCAAAAGAAGCATTAAAACAAATTCTTGCTGGTCTTGGTGTATTCATCAAATCTGAATTAGCAAATGAAAGAATTGCAGTTGCAGTTTTAACTCCATCAGAAGAAGATGAGCATTCTTGTTTCTCTGATAATACACATAGAGATATCTTAAATAACTACTTAGGATTCAAAAATGTTCTTACTTCTACTTACATGGGTAAAAAGTATGGAGCTTCTATGTTAGATGCAGTTGATGCAAAAACAAAAGCAAACATCATGGCATTAATGGGTTCTATTGAAGCTAAAATCAACAATGTTGACGAAATGGCTAAAACAAAAGAACACTTCGATTACCAAATTCAACCAGGAAATCCTCAAGCTAAAGTTATTGTAAAACTTAAGAATGAGATGAGAAAACTAGGTGATGAAATGGTTAATGTTGCGAAAGCAAATGGAATTGATTTAAGTACTGACGATGTTACTGATCCAGAAGAGACTAAACTTTAA
- a CDS encoding di-heme oxidoredictase family protein produces the protein MLLIQKRLNFNFNSLGKIIFAKSLVAIFATGLFAVNSEGKYFSNDNNKSLLLKPIKKLNDEEYDQFILGRSFFTIPWVEAPSATTARDGLGPLFNANTCVSCHPGNGRGILFNSKGNTARSLVVRLSIPSNGSLLHETKKEKMGFVPEPTYGAQISINGVHGVPFEAKPKVEFEEVSVVFPDGEKDTILKPKYTLIENNYGEFDKNTSYTFRMAPSLHGLGLLEDISNEDILVNQDINDKNNDGISGKANMVYSPLTKRIELGKYTWKASSATILEQSAGAAHNDMGLTSSLIQIENCTDSQKLCNEAPKPRDKNDITDLRLGAMAYYIRNLKAYKPKETKSFKEGLEIFEEVSCSKCHITNFKTKSGLNIAPYTDLLLHDMGNDLSDGRSEFKANKNEWRTAPLWGLALHEKITGKKPRLLHDGRARDFQEAILWHGGEASGAKNAYMTLAKEKREKLIKFLERL, from the coding sequence ATGTTACTGATCCAGAAGAGACTAAACTTTAATTTTAACTCTTTAGGAAAAATCATTTTCGCCAAAAGCCTTGTAGCAATTTTTGCTACAGGGCTTTTTGCCGTTAATAGTGAGGGCAAATATTTCTCTAATGATAATAATAAGTCTTTACTATTAAAGCCAATAAAAAAGCTAAATGACGAAGAGTATGATCAGTTTATTTTAGGAAGAAGTTTTTTTACTATTCCTTGGGTTGAAGCACCTAGTGCAACTACAGCTAGAGATGGTTTAGGACCATTATTTAATGCAAATACATGTGTTAGCTGTCATCCAGGAAATGGACGAGGAATTTTATTTAATTCAAAAGGCAATACAGCTAGATCTTTAGTGGTTAGATTATCTATCCCTTCAAATGGATCTTTGCTACATGAAACAAAAAAAGAGAAAATGGGTTTTGTTCCTGAACCAACTTATGGTGCCCAAATCTCAATTAATGGTGTTCATGGTGTTCCTTTTGAAGCTAAGCCAAAAGTAGAGTTTGAAGAAGTATCTGTAGTATTTCCAGATGGAGAGAAAGATACAATTTTAAAACCAAAATACACTCTAATTGAGAATAATTATGGGGAGTTTGATAAGAACACTTCATATACATTTAGAATGGCTCCATCTTTACATGGATTAGGTTTATTAGAAGATATTTCAAATGAAGATATCTTAGTAAACCAAGATATTAATGATAAAAATAACGATGGTATCTCTGGAAAAGCAAATATGGTTTATTCACCTTTAACTAAGAGAATTGAGTTAGGTAAATATACTTGGAAAGCTAGTTCTGCAACTATTTTAGAACAATCAGCAGGTGCAGCACATAATGATATGGGACTTACTTCTTCACTGATTCAAATTGAGAATTGTACAGACTCTCAAAAGTTATGTAATGAAGCTCCAAAACCTAGAGATAAAAATGATATTACAGATTTAAGACTTGGTGCTATGGCTTATTATATTAGAAATTTAAAAGCTTATAAACCAAAAGAGACAAAATCTTTTAAAGAAGGTTTAGAAATCTTTGAAGAAGTTTCTTGTTCAAAGTGTCATATAACTAACTTTAAAACAAAAAGTGGGTTAAATATCGCCCCTTATACTGATTTATTACTTCATGATATGGGTAATGATTTAAGTGATGGAAGAAGCGAGTTTAAAGCTAATAAAAATGAGTGGAGAACTGCACCTTTATGGGGATTAGCACTTCATGAGAAAATAACTGGTAAAAAACCAAGACTTTTACATGATGGTAGAGCTCGAGATTTCCAAGAAGCAATTCTTTGGCATGGCGGTGAAGCAAGTGGTGCAAAAAATGCATACATGACTTTAGCAAAAGAAAAAAGAGAAAAATTAATTAAATTTTTAGAGAGGTTATAA
- a CDS encoding imelysin family protein, with amino-acid sequence MKKIVLSAILAASTMFAAPNTLISVLNNVSIPDVNKTINNAKVLQKDINAKNFTKLLESWKRVEALYFAGDINEDYIDTPRYIDVFHNLKENLNVQMQRAIDSKDAPRVALFKNSFRTINALEYVLFNDDVVTPREKLLAVEILNSMISNLEDIKEIYEAYIKSPDQSEKWENAMIINTLIASSYRLKEWRIGDASGYSTKYKNDPKNKRAEYFLSKNSFNAIKAILEAHNEVMGDQKYYNFASMSKEAGATSQTKEAQDAIAKTFEEITKLKNDDFSNGKPLFTSAKAIHNAYYLSLVEELSVTAKILDADGD; translated from the coding sequence ATGAAAAAAATCGTTTTATCAGCAATTTTAGCTGCAAGTACAATGTTTGCAGCCCCAAATACATTAATCTCAGTATTGAATAATGTTTCAATTCCTGATGTTAATAAAACTATTAACAATGCAAAGGTATTACAAAAAGATATTAATGCTAAAAACTTTACAAAACTATTAGAGTCTTGGAAAAGAGTTGAGGCTTTATATTTTGCAGGTGATATTAATGAAGATTATATTGATACTCCAAGATATATTGATGTATTTCATAATTTAAAAGAGAATCTTAATGTTCAAATGCAAAGAGCAATTGATTCAAAAGATGCTCCAAGAGTTGCACTATTTAAAAACTCATTTAGAACTATTAATGCTTTAGAGTATGTATTATTTAATGATGATGTAGTAACTCCTAGAGAAAAGCTTTTAGCAGTTGAGATTTTAAATTCTATGATTTCAAACCTTGAAGATATCAAAGAAATTTATGAAGCTTATATCAAATCTCCAGACCAAAGTGAAAAATGGGAAAATGCAATGATTATTAATACATTAATTGCAAGCTCTTATAGACTTAAAGAGTGGAGAATTGGTGATGCTTCTGGGTATTCGACAAAATATAAAAATGATCCTAAAAACAAAAGAGCAGAGTACTTCTTAAGTAAGAACTCTTTTAATGCAATTAAAGCAATTTTAGAAGCGCATAATGAAGTAATGGGAGATCAAAAGTATTATAACTTTGCTTCTATGTCAAAAGAAGCAGGAGCTACTTCTCAAACAAAAGAAGCACAAGATGCAATTGCCAAAACATTTGAAGAAATTACTAAATTAAAAAATGATGATTTCTCAAATGGAAAACCTTTATTTACATCAGCAAAAGCAATTCATAATGCATACTATTTATCTTTAGTTGAAGAGTTATCTGTAACAGCAAAAATCTTAGATGCAGATGGTGACTAA
- a CDS encoding sterol desaturase family protein codes for MSDFFALEYFINPNKRVFWGYILSSILLACIYFYFNRKQLRINLSSKLWLHPSAKLDYYYFFIGYFIKVFMLFPIVISAKVIALFVNKQLYLQFDYYENSALSYGEVIFLYSIALFVVSDFTRYWLHRFLHMIPFLWEFHKIHHSAKVLTPITFYRVHPVENLLFGFRYSLSIGFVTGVFIYFFGAMIDIYSILGVNIFIFIFSIFGSNLRHSHVAFAYPKFFEKIFISPKQHQIHHSTKYFNKNFGGSLAIWDRIFGSLKLSHEVKIMKFGLRKNQMKDYTSIWALLVTPFKNLFVGGKIL; via the coding sequence TTGAGTGATTTTTTTGCACTAGAGTATTTTATAAACCCAAACAAAAGAGTGTTTTGGGGTTATATTTTATCTTCAATATTATTAGCATGTATATATTTTTATTTTAATAGAAAACAATTAAGAATAAACCTATCATCAAAGCTTTGGTTACATCCAAGTGCTAAACTTGATTATTATTACTTTTTTATTGGATATTTTATAAAAGTATTTATGTTATTCCCTATTGTAATTAGTGCAAAAGTAATCGCGCTTTTTGTAAATAAACAGCTGTATTTACAGTTTGATTATTATGAAAATTCTGCTTTATCTTATGGTGAGGTTATATTTTTATATAGCATCGCGCTTTTTGTTGTGAGTGATTTCACACGATATTGGCTTCATAGGTTTTTACATATGATTCCATTTTTGTGGGAGTTTCACAAGATTCATCATAGCGCAAAGGTATTAACACCTATTACATTTTATAGGGTTCATCCTGTTGAAAATTTATTATTTGGATTTAGATATTCACTTAGTATTGGTTTTGTAACTGGGGTGTTTATATACTTTTTTGGTGCGATGATTGATATATATTCGATACTTGGTGTAAATATTTTCATATTTATTTTTTCTATTTTTGGCTCAAACCTTAGACATTCTCATGTAGCTTTTGCTTATCCAAAGTTCTTTGAGAAGATTTTTATTTCACCTAAACAACACCAAATTCATCATAGTACAAAGTACTTTAATAAAAATTTTGGTGGTAGTTTAGCTATTTGGGATAGGATTTTTGGTTCATTAAAACTATCACATGAAGTAAAAATAATGAAGTTTGGTCTTAGAAAAAATCAAATGAAAGATTACACATCAATTTGGGCTTTATTAGTTACGCCTTTTAAAAATCTATTTGTAGGAGGAAAGATTTTATGA
- a CDS encoding cytochrome-c peroxidase, producing the protein MKYLKILGLASCALLFTACSNSAEVSKAKLQADLKAKEELGKVLYFDKNLSKNRTQACSTCHNPDAGFVDDRKNGVGAAVSLGDDGKSLGDRTAPTAAYAKFAPEFHYDEKKKKYIGGQFWDGRESTLAGQAGGPPTNPIEMGMPSKKDTVDRLLENTFYVESFKKIYGENIFNSSSEAYSAMADAIEKFEMTSEFSPFDSKYDRFLRGEYDLTPLEDLGRSLFFSQANNSCATCHVLKGEDKAGETFSNYEFHNIGVPVNTSLRAKNGVTAIDKGLLNNPAVTDEKQMGKYKVPTLRNVAVTAPYMHNGVFKELKTVVEFYDKYNNKTRTINPETGKVWADPEVKDTISLEELKAKKQNDRKVESLVAFMKLLTDKRYEHLLEK; encoded by the coding sequence ATGAAATATTTAAAAATACTAGGACTAGCTTCTTGTGCTTTATTATTTACTGCGTGTTCAAACTCAGCAGAAGTATCAAAAGCAAAACTTCAAGCTGACCTAAAAGCAAAAGAAGAGTTAGGGAAGGTGTTGTATTTTGATAAGAATTTATCAAAAAATAGAACACAAGCTTGTTCAACTTGTCATAATCCAGATGCTGGATTTGTAGATGATAGAAAGAATGGTGTAGGTGCTGCTGTATCTTTAGGAGATGATGGTAAGTCATTAGGAGATAGAACTGCTCCAACTGCTGCTTATGCAAAATTTGCTCCAGAGTTCCATTATGATGAGAAAAAGAAAAAGTACATTGGTGGACAATTCTGGGATGGTAGAGAATCTACTTTAGCAGGACAAGCAGGTGGACCTCCAACAAATCCAATTGAAATGGGAATGCCAAGTAAAAAAGATACTGTTGATAGACTTTTAGAAAATACTTTTTATGTTGAATCATTCAAAAAGATTTATGGGGAAAATATTTTCAATTCTTCAAGTGAAGCATATTCTGCAATGGCAGATGCTATTGAAAAGTTTGAGATGACTTCTGAATTCTCTCCTTTTGATTCTAAATATGATAGATTCTTAAGAGGTGAATATGATTTAACACCTTTAGAAGATTTAGGTCGTTCTTTATTCTTCTCACAAGCGAATAACTCTTGTGCAACTTGTCACGTATTAAAAGGTGAAGATAAAGCAGGGGAGACATTTAGTAATTATGAATTCCATAATATTGGTGTTCCTGTAAATACTTCTTTAAGAGCTAAAAATGGTGTTACTGCTATTGATAAAGGTTTATTAAATAACCCAGCTGTTACTGATGAAAAGCAGATGGGAAAATACAAAGTTCCAACACTTAGAAATGTAGCTGTTACTGCTCCTTATATGCATAATGGAGTATTTAAAGAGTTAAAAACTGTAGTTGAATTCTATGATAAATATAATAATAAAACTAGAACTATTAACCCTGAAACTGGTAAAGTGTGGGCTGATCCTGAAGTAAAAGATACTATTTCTCTTGAAGAATTAAAAGCAAAAAAACAAAATGATAGAAAAGTAGAGTCATTAGTTGCCTTTATGAAACTATTAACTGACAAAAGATATGAACATCTTTTAGAAAAATAA
- a CDS encoding SDR family NAD(P)-dependent oxidoreductase, which yields MSKRKVLITGGNKGIGLAVSRAMIELGHDIVVVARDFKDFPLGGLPQVTEIEYDLSNVDDLPSLVEQIGEIDVLINNAGYMQPKYTYDNYPKEAKEDILNVDLHTPVELMNLFSVGMKKRGYGRIVNTASIAGQIGHPDVWYGIAKAGLINATKIYGKLLGAHGITVNCVAPSPTETEMQVHNSEARKAEFKKTVATGRFAEPEEVAKAMVWLATECPEYINGTCIDINNCSYPR from the coding sequence ATGTCAAAAAGAAAAGTACTTATTACAGGTGGAAATAAAGGAATTGGTCTAGCTGTTTCAAGAGCTATGATTGAATTAGGTCACGACATTGTAGTAGTTGCAAGAGACTTTAAAGACTTCCCTTTAGGTGGTTTACCTCAAGTAACTGAAATAGAGTATGATTTATCAAACGTAGATGATTTACCAAGTCTTGTAGAACAAATTGGTGAAATTGATGTATTAATTAATAATGCTGGGTATATGCAACCAAAATATACTTATGATAATTATCCAAAAGAAGCTAAAGAAGATATTCTAAATGTAGATTTACATACTCCTGTTGAGTTAATGAATCTATTTAGTGTTGGTATGAAAAAAAGAGGATATGGAAGAATTGTTAATACAGCTTCAATTGCTGGACAAATTGGACATCCTGATGTTTGGTATGGTATTGCAAAAGCAGGACTTATTAATGCAACTAAGATTTATGGAAAATTATTAGGTGCTCATGGAATTACAGTAAATTGTGTAGCTCCAAGTCCAACTGAAACAGAAATGCAAGTGCATAACTCAGAAGCGAGAAAAGCTGAATTCAAAAAAACAGTAGCAACAGGAAGATTTGCAGAACCAGAAGAAGTAGCAAAAGCTATGGTGTGGTTAGCAACTGAATGTCCTGAGTATATTAATGGTACTTGTATAGATATAAATAACTGCTCTTACCCAAGATAA
- a CDS encoding TetR/AcrR family transcriptional regulator: protein MTKDKILDVASVEFSKYGYDAVSMNNLVKKIDINKATVYYHYKDKKTLYIEVIKSVVEAINEKTRLLFTQNLEGKEFFKAYIQIQVECIKDMPHTAALALREIANLGADIDDTVTPLFEEDLKYLQMALDKLDIKDSYKELTLYAFHCLIVGTIFTFYSIQMSDLSVGTKDELKKDADKSLDFISDFVSNIILDAICK, encoded by the coding sequence ATGACAAAAGATAAAATTTTAGATGTTGCTTCTGTTGAATTTTCCAAGTATGGATATGATGCAGTTAGTATGAATAATCTAGTTAAAAAAATAGATATTAATAAAGCAACAGTATATTACCATTACAAAGACAAAAAAACATTATATATAGAAGTTATAAAAAGTGTAGTTGAAGCAATAAATGAAAAAACAAGATTGCTTTTTACTCAGAATCTTGAAGGAAAAGAGTTTTTTAAAGCTTATATCCAAATACAAGTTGAGTGTATAAAAGATATGCCACATACTGCTGCTCTTGCTTTAAGAGAAATAGCAAACTTAGGGGCTGATATCGATGATACAGTTACTCCGCTTTTTGAAGAAGACCTAAAATATCTTCAAATGGCTTTAGATAAATTAGATATAAAAGATAGTTATAAAGAATTAACTCTTTATGCTTTCCACTGTTTAATTGTAGGAACTATATTTACTTTTTATTCTATACAAATGAGTGATTTAAGTGTTGGAACAAAAGATGAACTTAAAAAAGATGCAGATAAAAGTTTGGATTTTATTAGTGATTTTGTTTCAAATATTATATTAGACGCTATTTGTAAATAA
- a CDS encoding efflux RND transporter periplasmic adaptor subunit: MNLRFISLFSVILLFAGCVNEEKKETKIEEKTKVVKTFDLKNTNAYNESSKYPALIYSLQDSSMAFEVSGKITKFYFNEGDFVKKGSVVAKLDDTIYKANYNSSLANYNQAKLDFKRYKKLYESRSIAKRDFEQVKQTLDVNRSNLNIAKKRLEETKLIAEFDGVMAKKLVKDYERISEKQGIIRLQDNSAYKVKFFAPESDILSVKEKITEESAAKAVDFFVSVGKMKKKIPAKFIDISTTAEEVSRTFEVTLKIKSFENLNILPGMTANVEVVRKDKQTEPIFIPLNALFSDSSKDSFVWTINEQNRVHKQKVTTGRLEKNSIEIKEGLSKSSKIVTSGVRFLSENDEIKEYQKIGN, encoded by the coding sequence ATGAACTTGAGATTTATTTCACTTTTTAGTGTAATACTTTTATTTGCAGGTTGTGTAAATGAAGAGAAAAAAGAAACAAAAATAGAAGAGAAAACTAAGGTTGTAAAAACTTTTGATTTAAAAAATACTAATGCTTACAATGAAAGCAGTAAGTATCCTGCTTTAATCTATTCACTGCAAGACTCATCAATGGCATTTGAAGTTTCTGGAAAAATTACTAAGTTTTATTTTAATGAAGGTGATTTTGTAAAAAAAGGTTCAGTTGTTGCCAAACTTGATGACACTATTTATAAAGCAAACTATAACTCAAGCCTAGCAAATTATAATCAAGCTAAATTAGATTTTAAAAGATATAAAAAACTTTATGAGAGTAGATCAATTGCAAAAAGAGATTTTGAACAAGTAAAACAAACTTTAGATGTAAATAGATCAAATTTAAATATTGCTAAAAAAAGATTGGAAGAAACAAAATTAATTGCAGAGTTTGATGGTGTTATGGCTAAAAAACTTGTAAAAGATTACGAGAGAATTTCTGAAAAACAAGGAATTATAAGATTACAAGATAATTCAGCTTATAAAGTAAAGTTTTTTGCACCAGAGAGTGATATCTTATCTGTAAAAGAAAAAATCACTGAAGAATCAGCTGCAAAAGCTGTTGATTTTTTTGTAAGTGTTGGAAAAATGAAAAAGAAAATTCCTGCTAAATTTATTGATATTTCAACTACAGCAGAAGAGGTTAGTCGAACATTTGAAGTTACACTAAAAATTAAATCTTTTGAAAATCTAAATATCTTACCCGGTATGACTGCAAATGTAGAAGTTGTTAGAAAAGATAAACAAACTGAACCTATATTTATTCCTTTAAATGCATTATTCTCAGATTCTTCAAAAGACTCTTTTGTTTGGACTATAAATGAACAAAATAGAGTTCATAAACAAAAAGTTACTACAGGAAGATTAGAAAAGAACTCAATTGAAATAAAAGAAGGTCTAAGTAAATCTTCAAAAATTGTAACTTCAGGTGTTAGATTCTTAAGTGAAAATGATGAAATCAAAGAATATCAAAAAATAGGTAACTAG